The Bradyrhizobium ottawaense genome window below encodes:
- a CDS encoding secondary thiamine-phosphate synthase enzyme YjbQ, translating to MTSAKSITRSAPSSVQAATVASSLLTVQTPGRGFTDLTSEAAKFIAEVHARDGALTLFIRHTSASLTIQENADPSVLVDLTTALSRLAPENAGWIHDTEGPDDMPAHIKTMLTGASLQVPVLNGRLALGTWQAIYLIEHRKRPHRREVVLQFVGSNQ from the coding sequence ATGACATCAGCCAAATCCATCACGCGCTCGGCGCCATCGTCGGTGCAAGCCGCCACCGTCGCATCGTCATTGCTGACCGTGCAGACACCGGGCCGCGGCTTCACCGATCTGACCAGCGAGGCTGCAAAATTCATCGCCGAGGTTCACGCGCGCGACGGCGCGCTGACGCTGTTCATCCGCCATACCTCGGCCTCGCTGACGATCCAGGAGAATGCCGATCCGTCCGTGCTCGTCGATCTCACCACGGCATTATCCCGGCTCGCGCCGGAGAATGCCGGGTGGATCCACGACACCGAAGGACCCGACGACATGCCGGCACATATCAAGACGATGCTGACCGGGGCCTCGCTTCAGGTTCCGGTCCTGAACGGCCGGCTTGCCCTCGGCACCTGGCAGGCGATCTACTTGATCGAGCACCGCAAGCGCCCGCACCGGCGCGAGGTGGTGCTGCAATTCGTCGGCAGCAATCAGTAA
- the thrC gene encoding threonine synthase: MTRYISTRGEAPELGFCDVMLTGLARDGGLYVPTIWPQLSAETIAGFFGRPYWEVAVDVIRPFAGGEISDAELGRMANEAYATFRHPAVVPLRQMSPHQFVLELFHGPTLAFKDVAMQLISRLMDHVLAKRGQRTTIVVATSGDTGGAAVEAFAGLENVDLIVLFPHGRISEVQRRMMTSTGAANVHALAIEGNFDDCQALVKGMFNNHRFRDATSLSGVNSINWARIVAQVVYYFTSAVAVGAPARAVDFVVPTGNFGDIFAGYVAKRMGLPVRTLRIAANVNDILARTLKTGIYEVREVHATASPSMDIQISSNFERLLFEAGRRDAAGVRRLMDSLKQSGRFVLPDATLAAIREEFDAGRADETETAAAIRAGWREAGELVDPHTAVALAVADRDTTDTGVPSIVLSTAHPAKFPDAVEAACGQRPQLPAWLDGLMTKSEHMKVMKNDQAEVERFVLSVSRAAKQGVAG; this comes from the coding sequence TTGACTCGTTATATCTCGACCCGGGGCGAGGCCCCCGAACTCGGCTTCTGCGACGTGATGCTGACCGGGCTTGCGCGCGACGGCGGCCTGTATGTGCCGACGATCTGGCCGCAGCTCTCTGCCGAGACCATCGCCGGCTTCTTCGGCCGCCCCTATTGGGAGGTCGCGGTCGACGTGATCCGTCCCTTCGCCGGCGGCGAGATTTCGGACGCCGAGCTTGGCCGCATGGCGAACGAGGCCTACGCGACCTTCCGCCATCCGGCGGTGGTGCCGCTGCGCCAGATGTCGCCGCACCAGTTCGTGCTGGAGCTGTTCCACGGTCCGACGCTCGCCTTCAAGGACGTGGCGATGCAGCTGATCTCGCGGCTGATGGACCACGTGCTCGCCAAACGCGGCCAGCGCACGACCATCGTGGTCGCCACCTCAGGCGACACCGGCGGCGCTGCGGTCGAAGCCTTCGCCGGCCTCGAGAACGTGGATCTCATCGTGCTGTTCCCGCACGGCCGCATCTCCGAGGTGCAGCGGCGGATGATGACGTCGACGGGCGCGGCCAATGTCCATGCCCTCGCCATCGAGGGCAATTTCGACGACTGCCAGGCGCTGGTGAAGGGGATGTTCAACAACCATCGCTTCCGCGATGCGACCTCGCTCTCCGGCGTCAATTCCATCAACTGGGCGCGCATCGTCGCCCAGGTCGTCTACTATTTCACCTCCGCCGTTGCAGTCGGCGCGCCGGCGCGCGCGGTGGATTTCGTCGTGCCGACCGGCAATTTCGGCGACATCTTCGCCGGCTACGTCGCCAAGCGGATGGGCCTGCCGGTGCGGACCCTGCGCATCGCCGCCAACGTCAACGACATCCTGGCGCGCACGCTGAAGACCGGGATCTACGAGGTGCGCGAGGTGCACGCGACGGCGTCGCCGTCGATGGACATCCAGATCTCGTCCAATTTCGAACGGCTGCTGTTCGAAGCCGGCCGGCGCGATGCCGCCGGCGTGCGCCGTCTGATGGATTCGCTGAAGCAGTCAGGACGTTTCGTGCTGCCAGATGCGACGCTGGCCGCGATCCGCGAGGAGTTCGACGCAGGGCGCGCCGACGAGACCGAGACCGCGGCTGCGATTCGCGCCGGCTGGCGCGAGGCCGGCGAGCTGGTCGATCCCCATACGGCGGTGGCGCTCGCCGTCGCCGACCGCGATACCACCGACACTGGGGTGCCGAGCATCGTGCTCTCCACCGCGCATCCGGCCAAATTCCCCGACGCTGTCGAAGCGGCCTGCGGCCAGCGGCCGCAACTGCCGGCCTGGCTCGACGGATTGATGACCAAATCCGAACACATGAAGGTGATGAAGAACGATCAGGCCGAGGTCGAGCGGTTCGTGCTGTCGGTCAGCCGCGCCGCAAAGCAGGGAGTTGCCGGATGA
- a CDS encoding F0F1 ATP synthase subunit A yields the protein MKIDPIHQFNIEPLFTLGHIGNHTIAFTNSSLYMLVAVAVISILMLASGTQLVPGRLQSVAEISYEFVASTIRSTAGAEGMKFFPLIFSLFMFICVSNLVGIIPYTFTVSSHLIVTAALALLVFFTVLIYGVAKNGLKFFSIFVPHGVPGYILPLVMFIEVLSFFLRPVSHSVRLFANMLAGHIALKVFAGFVAMLGFSLGALGWVGGVLPLALTVALYALEILVAFLQAYVFAILTCIYLNDAIHPGH from the coding sequence ATGAAAATCGACCCGATCCACCAGTTCAACATCGAGCCTCTCTTCACCCTGGGCCATATCGGCAATCACACGATCGCCTTCACCAATTCGTCGCTCTACATGCTGGTGGCGGTGGCGGTGATCTCGATCCTGATGCTCGCCAGCGGCACGCAGCTGGTTCCCGGGCGCCTGCAGTCGGTTGCCGAAATCTCCTACGAATTCGTCGCCTCGACCATCCGTTCGACGGCCGGCGCGGAAGGCATGAAGTTCTTCCCGCTGATCTTCTCGCTGTTCATGTTCATCTGCGTCTCGAACCTGGTCGGCATCATCCCCTACACCTTCACGGTGTCGAGCCATCTGATCGTCACCGCGGCGCTGGCGCTTCTGGTCTTCTTCACCGTGCTGATCTACGGCGTCGCCAAGAACGGCCTGAAATTCTTCTCTATCTTCGTGCCCCACGGCGTCCCCGGCTACATCCTGCCGCTGGTGATGTTCATCGAGGTCCTGTCGTTCTTCCTGCGGCCGGTCTCCCACAGCGTCCGTCTGTTCGCCAACATGCTGGCCGGCCACATCGCGCTGAAGGTGTTCGCGGGCTTCGTCGCCATGCTCGGCTTCTCGCTCGGGGCGCTGGGCTGGGTTGGCGGCGTGCTGCCGCTGGCTCTCACGGTCGCGCTCTACGCGCTCGAGATTCTGGTCGCGTTCCTGCAAGCCTATGTGTTTGCGATCCTGACCTGCATCTACCTCAACGACGCCATTCATCCGGGACACTGA
- a CDS encoding GNAT family N-acetyltransferase, with protein sequence MALFRLPSSGPAALAPRGNGLLLRAPQMSDFLQWAHLRETSRDYLTPWEPIWPSDDLTRSGFRRRLRRYSEDIAADRSYPFLIFRELDGAMVGGITLANVRRGIVQAGTIGYWVGQPHAHRGYMTAALRVLLPTLFGELNLHRVEAACIPTNAPSIRVLEKCGFSREGLARRYLCINGVWQDHLLFGLLHEDFRG encoded by the coding sequence ATGGCCCTCTTTCGCCTGCCGTCCAGTGGACCCGCCGCCCTCGCGCCGCGCGGTAACGGGCTGTTGCTGCGCGCGCCGCAGATGTCGGACTTCCTGCAATGGGCGCATTTGCGCGAGACCAGCCGCGATTACCTGACGCCCTGGGAGCCGATCTGGCCGTCTGACGATCTCACCCGCTCCGGCTTCCGCCGCCGCCTGCGCCGCTATTCCGAGGACATTGCCGCGGACCGTTCCTATCCCTTTCTGATCTTCCGGGAACTCGACGGCGCCATGGTCGGCGGCATCACGCTGGCCAATGTCCGGCGCGGCATCGTGCAGGCCGGCACCATCGGCTATTGGGTCGGCCAACCCCATGCCCATCGCGGCTACATGACGGCTGCACTGCGGGTGCTGCTGCCGACGCTGTTCGGCGAGCTCAATCTGCACCGGGTCGAGGCCGCCTGCATCCCCACCAATGCGCCGTCGATCCGGGTGCTGGAGAAGTGCGGTTTCTCCCGTGAAGGCCTGGCGCGCCGCTATCTCTGCATCAACGGGGTCTGGCAGGACCATTTGCTGTTCGGCCTCCTGCATGAGGATTTCCGCGGCTGA
- a CDS encoding M16 family metallopeptidase, giving the protein MSVEISKLASGLTVVTDKMPHLETAALGVWAGVGGRDEKPNEHGISHLLEHMAFKGTTKRSSREIVEEIEAVGGDLNAGTSTETTSYYARVLKADVPLALDVLADILANPAFEPDELEREKNVIVQEIGAAQDTPDDVVFEHLNELCYPDQPMGRSLLGTAKTLRAFNRDSLRDYLSTHYRGPDMVVAAAGAVDHKQVVAEVEKRFASFEATPGPKPQAAMFGKGGAKVVHRELEQAHLTLALEGVPQSDLSLFSLQVFTNILGGGMSSRLFQEVREKRGLCYSIYSFHAPYTDTGFFGLYTGTDPADAPEMMEVVVDIMNDSVETLTEAEIARAKAQMKAGLLMALESCSSRAEQLARHVLAYGRPQTVEELVGRIDAVSVESTRDAARALLSRSRPAVVALGSGRGLDTAVSFAEGLTRARAKARLH; this is encoded by the coding sequence ATGAGCGTCGAGATTTCCAAACTTGCCTCCGGCCTGACCGTCGTCACCGACAAGATGCCCCATCTCGAGACCGCGGCGCTCGGCGTGTGGGCCGGCGTCGGCGGACGCGACGAGAAGCCGAACGAGCACGGCATCTCGCATCTGCTCGAGCACATGGCGTTCAAGGGCACGACGAAACGCTCCTCGCGCGAGATCGTCGAGGAGATCGAGGCGGTCGGCGGCGACCTCAATGCCGGCACCTCGACCGAGACCACGTCCTATTATGCGCGGGTGCTCAAGGCCGACGTGCCGCTCGCGCTCGACGTGCTCGCCGACATCCTCGCCAATCCCGCCTTCGAGCCGGACGAGCTGGAGCGCGAGAAGAACGTCATCGTGCAGGAGATCGGTGCCGCGCAGGATACGCCCGATGACGTCGTGTTCGAGCATCTCAACGAGCTCTGCTACCCCGACCAGCCGATGGGCCGCTCGCTGCTCGGCACGGCCAAGACGCTGCGCGCCTTCAATCGCGATTCGCTGCGCGACTATCTCTCGACGCATTATCGCGGGCCCGACATGGTGGTGGCCGCGGCCGGTGCGGTCGATCACAAGCAAGTGGTCGCTGAGGTCGAGAAGCGCTTCGCAAGTTTTGAGGCGACGCCGGGTCCCAAACCGCAGGCGGCCATGTTCGGCAAGGGCGGCGCCAAGGTGGTGCATCGCGAGCTGGAGCAGGCGCATCTGACGCTGGCGCTGGAAGGCGTGCCGCAGAGCGATCTGTCGCTGTTCTCGCTCCAGGTCTTCACCAACATCCTCGGCGGCGGAATGTCGTCGCGCCTGTTCCAGGAGGTGCGCGAGAAGCGCGGTCTCTGCTACTCGATCTATTCGTTCCACGCGCCCTATACCGACACCGGCTTCTTCGGCCTCTACACCGGCACCGATCCGGCCGACGCGCCGGAGATGATGGAGGTCGTGGTCGACATCATGAACGATTCGGTCGAGACCCTGACCGAGGCCGAGATCGCGCGGGCCAAGGCGCAGATGAAGGCGGGCCTCCTGATGGCGCTGGAGAGCTGCTCTTCCCGCGCCGAGCAGCTGGCGCGCCACGTGCTGGCCTATGGCCGGCCGCAGACGGTCGAGGAGCTGGTGGGCCGGATCGACGCCGTCAGCGTCGAATCGACCCGGGATGCCGCGCGTGCGCTGCTGTCGCGGAGCCGGCCTGCCGTTGTCGCATTAGGCAGTGGCAGGGGTCTGGACACGGCGGTGTCTTTTGCGGAAGGATTGACGCGGGCACGTGCCAAGGCGCGGCTGCATTAG
- a CDS encoding ATP F0F1 synthase subunit B (Produces ATP from ADP in the presence of a proton gradient across the membrane. Subunit B is part of the membrane proton channel.), translated as MFFDPETWVAIAFVILMVLFGYLGVFKKAMVALDHRADRIKAELDDATRLKQEAAKVLADYKARTASAEREAADIIANARSEAERIATEAKAKMEDFVARRTKTAESKIALAEAQALADVRAAAAEAAVQAASTILSQSVKGSVADDLIAKGITEVRQKLN; from the coding sequence ATGTTCTTCGATCCTGAAACCTGGGTCGCCATCGCTTTCGTGATCCTGATGGTCCTGTTCGGCTATCTCGGGGTCTTCAAGAAAGCGATGGTTGCGCTCGACCATCGCGCCGACCGCATCAAGGCCGAGCTCGACGACGCGACGCGTCTCAAGCAGGAAGCCGCCAAGGTGCTCGCCGACTACAAGGCGCGCACCGCCTCGGCCGAACGCGAGGCCGCCGACATCATCGCCAACGCCAGGAGCGAAGCCGAGCGCATCGCGACTGAGGCCAAGGCGAAGATGGAAGACTTCGTCGCCCGCCGGACCAAGACCGCGGAGAGCAAGATCGCGCTCGCCGAAGCCCAGGCGCTCGCCGATGTCCGTGCCGCAGCCGCGGAAGCCGCCGTCCAGGCCGCCTCGACGATCCTGTCGCAGTCGGTCAAGGGCTCGGTTGCCGACGATCTGATCGCCAAGGGCATCACCGAGGTCCGGCAAAAGCTGAACTGA
- a CDS encoding MFS transporter, producing MTKDERFVILASSLGTVFEWYDFYLYGSLAGIIGAQFFSAYPPATRDIFALLAFAAGFLVRPFGAIVFGRIGDIVGRKYTFLVTILIMGLSTFIVGLLPNAATIGIAAPIILIALRLAQGLALGGEYGGAATYVAEHAPNGKRGYYTSFIQTTATLGLFLSLLVILFTRSALGETDFAAWGWRIPFLVSVLLLGISVWIRLRLNESPIFQKMKDEGKSSKAPLTEAFGNWQNGKLVLLALLGGVMGQGVVWYTGQFYALFFLQSILKVDGYTANLLIAWSLLLGTGFFIVFGMLSDKIGRKPIILGGCLIAALTFFPIFKMITTNANPALEKAIESVKVDVVADPAGCGDLFNPVGTRVFTAPCDTARAYLSQSSVRYTTTPGAAGSGVKVVVNGKDIAYANAKDGNPAVLAAVQAAGYPKGGDAGIVKMAHPFDIFRPQVAAIIGLLFVLVVYVTMVYGPIAAMLVELFPTRIRYTSMSLPYHIGNGWFGGLLPATAFAIVASTGDIYAGLWYPIIFASITVVIGFFFLPETKDVDIKAT from the coding sequence ATGACGAAGGACGAACGGTTCGTCATTCTCGCCTCCTCGCTCGGTACCGTCTTCGAGTGGTACGATTTCTACCTCTACGGTTCGCTGGCCGGCATCATCGGCGCGCAGTTCTTCTCGGCCTATCCGCCGGCAACCCGCGACATCTTCGCGCTGCTGGCGTTCGCAGCCGGCTTCCTGGTGCGTCCGTTCGGCGCGATCGTGTTCGGCCGCATCGGCGACATCGTCGGCCGCAAATATACCTTCCTCGTCACCATCCTGATCATGGGTCTGTCGACCTTCATCGTCGGCCTGCTGCCGAACGCGGCCACCATCGGCATCGCGGCTCCGATCATCCTGATCGCGCTGCGCCTCGCCCAGGGCCTGGCGCTCGGCGGTGAGTATGGCGGCGCGGCGACCTACGTCGCGGAACATGCTCCGAACGGCAAGCGCGGCTACTACACCTCCTTCATTCAAACCACCGCGACGCTCGGCCTGTTCCTGTCGCTGCTGGTGATCCTGTTCACCCGTAGCGCCCTCGGCGAGACCGACTTCGCGGCGTGGGGCTGGCGCATCCCGTTCCTGGTCTCGGTGCTGCTGCTCGGCATCTCGGTCTGGATCCGGCTTCGCCTCAATGAATCCCCTATCTTCCAGAAGATGAAGGACGAGGGCAAGAGCTCGAAGGCGCCGCTGACCGAAGCCTTCGGCAACTGGCAGAACGGCAAGCTCGTGCTGCTCGCGCTGCTCGGCGGCGTGATGGGCCAGGGCGTCGTCTGGTACACCGGCCAGTTCTACGCGCTGTTCTTCCTGCAATCGATCCTGAAGGTCGACGGTTACACCGCCAACCTGCTGATCGCCTGGTCGCTGCTGCTCGGCACCGGCTTCTTCATCGTGTTCGGCATGCTGTCCGACAAGATCGGCCGCAAGCCGATCATCCTCGGCGGCTGCCTGATCGCGGCGCTGACCTTCTTCCCGATCTTCAAGATGATCACCACCAATGCCAACCCGGCACTGGAAAAGGCGATCGAATCGGTCAAGGTCGACGTGGTGGCGGATCCCGCGGGTTGCGGCGACCTGTTCAACCCGGTCGGCACCCGTGTCTTCACCGCACCTTGCGACACCGCACGCGCTTATCTGTCGCAGTCGTCGGTCAGGTACACGACCACGCCGGGCGCAGCCGGCTCGGGCGTGAAGGTGGTGGTCAACGGCAAGGACATCGCCTACGCCAACGCCAAGGACGGCAACCCGGCGGTGCTCGCCGCGGTGCAGGCGGCCGGTTATCCGAAGGGCGGCGACGCCGGAATCGTGAAGATGGCGCATCCGTTCGACATCTTCCGTCCGCAGGTGGCGGCGATCATCGGCCTGCTGTTCGTGCTCGTGGTCTACGTCACCATGGTGTACGGCCCGATCGCGGCGATGCTGGTCGAACTGTTCCCGACCCGCATCCGCTACACCTCGATGTCGCTGCCCTACCACATCGGCAACGGCTGGTTCGGCGGCCTGCTGCCGGCGACCGCCTTTGCCATCGTGGCCTCGACCGGCGACATCTATGCCGGCCTCTGGTATCCGATCATCTTCGCCTCGATTACCGTCGTGATCGGCTTCTTCTTCCTGCCCGAGACCAAGGACGTCGACATCAAGGCGACCTGA
- a CDS encoding response regulator transcription factor, producing the protein MQDTAKPATRVLIVDDHPVVLSGCRTLFASDHSIRIDEATDAKSGHRAYVSKRPDVTVIDISLPDVSGFELMRRIRKDDPDAKIIMFSMNDDPAFVVRAVELGAQGYVSKGDDPRILLKAVRKVVAGDNYISPQLAEAVTFSGAAIKANPASQMTPRELEILRLLGRGDKIVEVAEALGISYKTVANTTSLLKQKLGAKNHSDLIRIAVEIGLN; encoded by the coding sequence ATGCAAGATACCGCCAAGCCGGCGACCAGGGTCCTGATTGTCGATGACCACCCCGTGGTGCTGTCCGGTTGCCGCACCCTGTTCGCTTCGGACCATTCGATCCGTATCGACGAGGCGACCGACGCCAAATCCGGCCATCGCGCCTATGTCAGCAAGCGGCCCGACGTGACCGTGATCGACATCAGCCTGCCCGATGTCTCCGGCTTCGAGCTGATGCGACGCATCCGCAAGGACGACCCCGACGCCAAGATCATCATGTTCAGCATGAACGACGATCCGGCCTTCGTGGTGCGGGCGGTCGAGCTTGGGGCGCAGGGCTATGTCTCCAAGGGCGATGATCCCAGGATCCTGCTGAAAGCGGTGCGCAAGGTGGTCGCGGGCGACAATTACATCTCACCGCAACTCGCGGAAGCCGTGACGTTTTCCGGCGCGGCGATCAAGGCCAACCCGGCCTCGCAGATGACGCCGCGGGAGCTCGAAATTCTCCGCCTGCTCGGACGCGGCGACAAGATCGTGGAAGTCGCCGAGGCGCTCGGCATCTCCTACAAGACCGTCGCCAACACCACGTCCCTGCTCAAGCAGAAGCTGGGAGCCAAGAACCATTCCGACCTGATCAGGATCGCGGTTGAAATCGGGCTGAATTGA
- a CDS encoding response regulator has translation MNAPSTHLVIADDHPLFRDALRQAVAGVLTSARIDEAGSFEDLTKLLEQTSDVDLILLDLSMPGISGFSGLIYLRAQYPAIPVVIVSASDDSATIRRSLDFGASGFIPKRFGVETLRDAILKVMEGDVWVPADTDLSAAADPDMTRLRDRLVTLTPQQVRVLMMLSEGLLNKQIAYELGVSEATIKAHVSAILQKLGVESRTQAVIAAAKIAGGQWKQGTPTG, from the coding sequence ATGAACGCTCCCTCGACCCATCTCGTCATCGCCGATGACCATCCTCTTTTCCGCGACGCGCTGCGACAGGCGGTGGCCGGCGTCCTGACCTCGGCCAGGATCGACGAGGCCGGATCGTTCGAGGATCTGACCAAACTCCTGGAACAGACCTCGGATGTCGACCTGATCCTGCTCGACCTCTCGATGCCCGGGATCTCAGGCTTTTCCGGCCTGATCTATCTGCGCGCGCAATATCCGGCGATCCCGGTGGTGATCGTCTCGGCGTCCGACGACAGCGCTACGATCCGCCGTTCGCTCGATTTCGGCGCCTCCGGCTTCATTCCCAAGCGATTCGGCGTCGAGACCCTGCGCGACGCCATCCTCAAGGTGATGGAGGGCGACGTCTGGGTTCCCGCCGATACCGATTTGTCGGCTGCGGCCGATCCCGACATGACGCGCCTGCGCGACCGCCTGGTGACCCTGACGCCGCAGCAGGTCCGGGTCCTGATGATGCTGTCGGAGGGCCTGCTCAACAAGCAGATCGCCTATGAACTCGGGGTCTCCGAGGCCACCATCAAGGCACATGTCTCGGCGATCCTGCAAAAGCTCGGCGTCGAGAGCCGCACCCAGGCGGTGATCGCGGCCGCCAAGATCGCCGGCGGCCAGTGGAAGCAGGGCACGCCGACGGGGTGA
- a CDS encoding AtpZ/AtpI family protein: MTQGTGHGENGDRDRSSEEAALSERLGKLDQRLSELRDQRIKTEQPAGDGEDRAARASAMALGFRLSSELVAGVVVGAGIGWGFDRLLSTSPFGFIVFLLLGFVAGVVNVVRTAGAGQNRRGGS; encoded by the coding sequence ATGACACAGGGCACGGGACACGGCGAGAATGGGGATCGCGATAGATCGTCCGAGGAAGCTGCGCTTTCCGAACGGCTCGGAAAACTTGATCAGCGGTTGTCCGAACTCCGGGACCAACGAATCAAGACCGAGCAACCCGCAGGTGACGGTGAAGACAGAGCGGCCAGAGCTTCGGCGATGGCGCTTGGTTTCCGGTTATCCTCCGAGTTGGTCGCCGGGGTCGTCGTCGGAGCGGGGATTGGCTGGGGTTTCGACCGCTTGCTGTCGACGTCGCCTTTCGGATTTATCGTGTTCCTGTTGCTGGGCTTCGTCGCCGGCGTGGTGAATGTGGTGAGAACGGCGGGTGCGGGTCAAAACAGGCGCGGTGGGTCTTAG
- a CDS encoding F0F1 ATP synthase subunit C: MDPAAAKLIGAGIACIGMGGAGVGVGVIFGNYLAAAVRNPSAAQGQFGNLIFGFAVTEALGIFSLLIALLLLFVPL, encoded by the coding sequence ATGGATCCGGCAGCAGCAAAACTTATCGGCGCGGGCATCGCATGCATCGGCATGGGCGGCGCAGGCGTCGGCGTCGGCGTGATCTTCGGCAACTACCTCGCCGCAGCCGTTCGCAACCCGTCGGCCGCTCAGGGCCAGTTCGGCAACCTGATCTTCGGCTTCGCCGTGACCGAAGCGCTCGGCATTTTCTCGCTGCTGATCGCGCTGCTGCTGCTGTTCGTTCCGCTCTGA
- a CDS encoding F0F1 ATP synthase subunit B: MAESHGGAKGPAAGAHTGADGGHHGGGFPPFESSNYASQLVSLAIFFVLLYVIVSKLALPRVGGAIEARQNKIEGDLAEAQKLKDQSDAALKAYENELASARSRAQAIGNESRDKANAQADAERKTLEEQLAAKLAGAEKTIASTRATAMSNVRGIAADAAGQIVQQLTGVVPDAASVNAAVDASLKG; encoded by the coding sequence GTGGCTGAAAGTCATGGCGGCGCAAAAGGTCCGGCGGCGGGCGCTCACACCGGGGCTGACGGTGGTCACCACGGTGGCGGTTTTCCGCCGTTCGAGAGCAGCAACTACGCTTCACAGCTGGTGTCGCTCGCGATCTTCTTCGTCCTGCTTTACGTGATCGTGTCCAAGCTTGCTCTGCCGCGTGTCGGCGGTGCGATCGAGGCCCGTCAGAACAAGATCGAGGGCGACCTCGCCGAAGCGCAGAAGCTGAAGGACCAGTCCGACGCGGCGCTGAAGGCCTATGAGAACGAGCTTGCTTCGGCACGCTCGCGCGCGCAGGCGATCGGCAACGAATCCCGCGACAAGGCGAATGCGCAGGCGGACGCCGAGCGCAAGACGCTGGAAGAGCAATTGGCGGCCAAGCTCGCCGGGGCGGAGAAGACCATCGCCTCGACCCGCGCAACCGCCATGAGCAACGTTCGCGGCATCGCCGCCGATGCGGCAGGCCAGATCGTGCAGCAGCTCACCGGCGTGGTTCCGGACGCGGCGTCGGTCAATGCCGCCGTTGATGCGTCCTTGAAGGGTTAG